The sequence CACCTCGCCGGTATCGCCGTCTTCGACCCCAACGGCGACCAGGTGGGACGCGTGCGCGACCTCGTCGCCATGCTGCGCGTCGGACGGCGGCCCCCACGGCTGCTCGGCCTCGTCGTCGAGCTGTCCACCCGGCGCCGCATCTTCCTGCCCATGACCCGGGTGACCGGCATCGAGTCGGGCCAGGTCATCACCACCGGCGTACTGAACGTCCGCCGTTTCGAGCAGCGCCCCACCGAACGGCTCGTGCTCGGCGAGCTCCTCGACCGGCGCGTCACGCTCGGGGAGACCGGGGAACCGCCCGAAACGGTCACCGTCCTGGACGTCTCCATCCAGCAGTTGCCCGCCCGCCGCGACTGGGAGATCGACCGGGTCTTCGTACGGAAGGGGCGGGCGGGCAGCACGTTCCGGCGGGCCAAGGGCGAGACGCTGACCGTCGAGTGGTCGGCCGTCACCGGGTTCTCGCTGGAGGAGCACGGGCAGGGCGCCGAGAACCTGCTCGCCACCTTCGAGCAGCTGCGCCCCGCCGACCTCGCGAACGTCCTGCACCATCTGTCCGCGAAGCGGCGCGCCGAGGTCGCCGCGGCCCTGGACGACGACCGGCTCGCCGACGTCCTGGAGGAGCTCCCGGAGGACGACCAGATCGAGATCCTCGGCAAGCTCAAGGAGGAGCGTGCCGCGGACGTCCTGGAGGCCATGGACCCCGACGACGCGGCCGACCTGCTCGGCGAGCTGCCGGAGGAGGACAAGGAGCGTCTGCTGGCTCTGATGCGCCCGGACGACGCGGCGGACGTCCGGCGGCTGATGGCGTACGAGGAGCGCACGGCGGGCGGTCTGATGACGACCGAGCCGATCGTGCTGCGGCCCGACGCGACCGTCGCGGACGCGCTCGCCCGGGTGCGCAACCCCGACCTCTCCCCCGCGCTGGCCGCCCAGGTGTACGTGTGCCGCCCGCCGGACGAGACCCCGACCGGCAAGTACCTGGGGACGGTCCATTTCCAGCGCCTGCTCCGCGATCCGCCGTACACGCTCGTGGGCTCGATCATCGACGACGATCTGCAGCCGCTGGACCCGGAGGCCGTACTGCCCGTCGTGGCCGGCTTCTTCGCCACGTACGACATGGTCGCGGCGCCCGTCGTCGACGAGAGCGGCTCACTGCTCGGCGCGGTCACCGTGGACGACGTCCTCGACCACATGCTGCCCGAGGACTGGCGGGAGCGGGAGTTCCACTTGGACGAGGAGCCGGTCGGATCCGGCGCCGAGGAGGTCCCCGATGGCTCCTGAGCGCGAGGCCCGCGAACGGGCCGCCACCGGGACCGGTGCCGCCGCCCGGCCGCGCCTGCGGCTCGACCAGCCGCAGCCGCCGCGGCGCAGGTTCCTGCCCGAGTACGACCCGGAGGCCTTCGGACGGCTCTCCGAGCGGATCGCGCGGTTCCTGGGCACGGGCCGGTTCATCGTCTGGATGACGTTCGTCATCATCCTGTGGGTGGTGTGGAACGTGTCCGCGCCCCGCGATCTGCGCTTCGACAACTACCCCTTCATCTTCCTGACCCTGATGCTCTCGCTCCAGGCCTCGTACGCCGCCCCGCTGATCCTCCTCGCGCAGAACCGGCAGGACGACCGCGACAAGGTCAATCTCGAACAGGACCGCAAGCAGAACGAGCGGTCGATCGCGGACACCGAGTACCTGACCCGGGAGATCGCCGCGCTGCGCGTGGGACTCGGCGAGGTCGCCACCCGGGACTGGATCCGCTCCGAGCTGGAGGACCTGGTCAAGGAGCTGGACGACCGGCGTTCCGACGGGTACGGCGGCGGGCCCGGCGAGGGCCGGGGCGTATTCCCGGCAGAACACCCGCGGAGACGTGACGTAGACGACCGGTGACGGGGCTTTCCGGCCCCCGGGCCGGGCGCCGTACCATCGACACCATGGCTACGGAAGACGCGGTGCGTGAAGCACTGTCGACGGTGAACGACCCCGAGATCCAGCGACCCATCACCGAGCTGGGGATGGTCAAATCGGTTGAGATCGGTGCGGACGGTTCGGTTGCGGTCGCGGTGTACCTGACTGTCTCCGGGTGCCCCATGCGCGAGACCATCACGAACAACGTGACCGAGGCCGTCGCACGCCTTGAGGGCGTCACGCGCGTCGACGTCACGCTGGACGTGATGAGCGACGAGCAGCGCAAGGATCTGGCGTCCGCGCTGCGCGGCGGCCAGGCCGAGCGGGAGGTCCCCTTCGCCAAACCCGGCTCGCTCACACGCGTGTACGCGGTCGCCTCCGGCAAGGGCGGCGTCGGCAAGTCGTCCGTGACGGTCAACCTCGCGGCGGCGATGGCCGCGGACGGCCTCAAGGTCGGTGTCGTGGACGCCGACATCTACGGCCACTCCGTGCCGCGCATGCTCGGCGCCGACGGCCACCCGACCCAGGTCGAGAACATGATCATGCCGCCGTCGGCGCACGGCGTGAAGGTCATCTCGATCGGCATGTTCACCCCCGGCAACGCGCCGGTCGTGTGGCGCGGCCCGATGCTCCACCGCGCCCTGCAGCAGTTCCTCGCGGACGTGTACTGGGGCGACCTGGACGTCCTGCTCCTGGACCTGCCGCCGGGTACGGGCGACATCGCGATCTCGGTCGCGCAGCTCGTCCCGAACGCGGAGATCCTCGTCGTGACGACGCCTCAGCAGGCCGCGGCCGAGGTCGCCGAGCGGGCCGGCTCGATCGCCGTACAGACCCACCAGAAGATCGTCGGCGTGGTCGAGAACATGGCGGGCATGCCGTGCCCCCACTGCGACGAGATGGTCGACATCTTCGGCACGGGCGGAGGGCAGTCGGTCGCCGACGGGCTGACCCGCACCACGGGGGCGACCGTGCCTGTGCTCGGTTCCATTCCCATCGACGTGCGGCTGCGCGAGGGCGGCGACGACGGCAGGCCCGTCGTCCTCACCGACCCCGACTCTCCGGCCGGGTCGGCCCTGCGGGCCATCGCCGGCAAGCTCGGGGGGCGGCAGCGGGGTCTGTCGGGCATGTCCCTGGGCATCACCCCCCGGAACAAGTTCTAGACCTTGGGCCGGGCCCCTGGCGGGGGCCCGGCGATGTCTGTCCGGGCCGAGTGGAACTGCGCGGGCCGACCGCGGGGTGGCCGCGCAGTTCCCCGCGCCCCTGAGAGGGGCCCCTTGCGGGGGCCCGGGCGATGTCTGCGCCAAGTGCAACCGTGCGGGCCGACCACCGCCGACCGCGCAGTTCCCCGCGCCCCAAAAAACCGAAGCCGCGCCCCAGCCTCCCGTCGTCGGCGGAGGGCGCGAGGACCCGCGCAACCCACCAGCCTTTCGCCTCAGGGCCGCGAGGAACCGCCCGCAGCCCAGCCCCCACAGACCCCGGTGCATCGGCCGGAATCCCTCAAGGGGCGCGAGGAACCGCGCAGCTCAGCCCCCACAGACCCGCACAACCCATCCGCCGCAAGCCCCGCAGGGAACCGCACGACCGGCCCCGGCCCCCCGCCCGCACCCGCCGTAACACGCGTGGGAGGGGCCACCGTAAGCAAACGGCGCCCCCTCCCACGCAGCCCGCCGCCTAGGCGTACGTGCCGATGTCCTTGATCATGGCGAAAGCCACCCCGTACGCGCTCATCCCCCGCCCGTACGCCCCCACATGAACCCCTTCCTGCGTGGACCCCGCGAGGACCCAGCCGAACTCGGATTCTCTGTAGTGGAAGGGCGTCGGCACCCCGTCCACGGGAAGGGACAGCGTCGACCAGTCGGACCCCGACAGGTCGTCCGCGAGGACCCACGCCGTCTCGGTCTGCTGGTCCAGCCAGTCGTCGCGCAGGGTGTGGTCCATCTGCCCCGGCCAGGTGAAGGACAGCAGCCCCACCCCGGCGAGCCAGGCCGCGGAGGACACCGAGGTGGCCTCCAGCAGCCCCGTACCGTCGGCGCTGCGCCGCACGGGGTTGGCCGCGACGGTCACCACGACCGCGAACCGCTCCTTGTCCTCGGTGGACTCACTGCGTACCGACGGTTCGTCACCGTGCCCGATCGAGCCGTGTTCGATGGCTCCGTCGGCCGCGGCGCCGACCTGCATCAGCCAGCGCGGACCCGTGAACGCCTCGTCGAGGCCGTACCACGGGAAGGGCGCCAGCAGGTAGCCGTCGACCGTACGCCGGGCGGAGGGGAGCTGTTGTCCACCCTCCGCAGCCGGCGCCTGCGCGCCTACCCGACTTGTCGTCTCCATCTGCCCGTACGCCTCCTCGCTCTGGTCGGACCGGGCGGCCCGCCCCCCTTCGGGCGTCCTTCCGGTCCGCACAACAACTAGGCAGGATAGCCACAGGTCCGCGGCGGACCGGGAAACCGGTCGGCACATGGCTCACATACGCACCTGATCCGGCCCATCCCGAACGGGTCATGAACAGGTCGGAACCCAGGCGAAGTACGGGGAGACGGACGGCGTTCGACTGAAAGTGAAGCGCTTTCCGGACGGCGGGCGCGCCGCCCGGGAACGGACCGCGGGCGTACGCCCCGGACGGGACCCGGGAAGCGTCAGGTCGCGTCGGCGTCGAACGGCGGGTGCTCCTCCGGCGCGAGCTTCTCGCGCTTCTTCGTCATGTCGACGGTCCCGCCGGTGGAGCCCGACGAAGGAGTGGAGGAGGACGGTGTCTCGGACTCGCGGCCGTGCACGGCGTCCGTGACCTCGGCCATCTCCTTCTTCAGGTCGAAGCCGTTACGGATCTCCTTGAGCCCCAGCTCGTCGTTGTCCAGCTGCTTGCGGATGAACGTCTTGGGGTTGAGGTCCTCGAACTCGAAGTCCTTGAACTCCGGTCCCAGCTCCTCGCGGATGTCCGCCTTGGCGCTCTCCGAGAACTCACGGATCTTGCGAATGGTCCGCGTGACGTCCTGGATCATCTTCGGGAGCTTCTCCGGACCGAAGACGAGCACGGCAAGGACAACGAGCGTGACCAGCTCAAGCGCTCCTATGTCATTGAACACCTTGCAGCTCCTTGTGATGTCCTCGGCGCTCGGCAGGTCGTACGTGGTCCGGGCCGGGTCCACGGTACCCGGGGTTCCTGTCCGTCCGGTACTGTCCTGGGCCTCCGGACCGCCTGTGCGCGGCGGGTTTTCCCGGTTGTTTGCCTTGTGGGGCAGGGGGCCGGGCGGTTTCCTGTGAAGTTCCTGTCGGATTCGTGATCCGCCGTCCGCGCCCGCTTCCGGCCCGGTTCACCCGCTGTACGCATCGGCCGCCCACCGGGTCAGTTCCCGTCGGCCGAGCCGAGGACGAGGGTGACCTTCCGCTCCCTCCCGTCGCGCTCCAGCGTCAGCTCAAGCCGGTCGCCGGGCCGGTGGGAACGCGTCTTGACGATGAGCTCCTCGCCGGAGTGCACCCGCCGGCCGTCGACCTGGGTGATGACGTCGCCGGCCCTGATGCCGGCCCGGGCGCCCGGGCCGCCTCGCGTGACCGCCGAGCCGCCGTCGTTGCCCTTGGTGCCGACGCGGGCGCCGTCGCCTGAGTACTCCATGTCGAGCGTCACGCCGATCACCGGGTGGGTCGCCCGGCCCGTGTTGATGAGCTCCTCGGCGACGCGCTTGCCCTGGTTGATGGGGATGGCGAAGCCCAGCCCGATCGAACCGGACTGACCGCCCTCCAGGTCGGAGCCGCTGTCGGCGGAGCGGATGGCGCTGTTGATGCCGATGACCCGGGCCTTGGAGTCGACCAGAGGGCCGCCGGAGTTGCCGGGGTTTATCGGGGCGTCCGTCTGCAGCGCGTCCACGTACGAGATGTCGCTGCCGTCGCCCTCCTCGCCGCCCGCCGTGATGGGGCGCTCCTTGGCGCTGATGATGCCCGCGGTGACGGTGTTCTCCAGGTCGAAGGGCGCGCCTATGGCGACGACGGGGTCGCCGACCTGGACGCTGTCGGAGTTGCCGAGCGAGAGGGGCTTGAGGCCGCTGACGCCGCTGACCTTGACCACGGCGAGGTCGTAGCCGCTGTCGTGGCCCACGACCTCGGCCTTGGCGGTCTCGCCGCCGCTGAAGGTCACCGATATCTCGCCGCTGCCGTCCGCCGGTTCGACGACGTGGTTGTTGGTGAGGATGTGGCCGCGCCGGTCGAGGACGAACCCGGTGCCGGTGCCCTGCGCCTCCGAGCCGCTCACGTGCAGCGTCACCACGCTGGGCAGCGCGCTGGCCGCGATACCCGCCACGCTGTCCGGTGCCCGTCCCCTGGCCTCGGCTCCGGCCTGTGGCAGCTCTACGTCGTCGATCCCCCCGGTGCGCTCCAGATAGGCGCCCACGGCCCCTCCTACGCCTCCTGAGACGAGGGCGAGCAGTGCGGCGCCGAGGACCAGGGCGCGCCTGGTCCGCCTGCGGCGCCCGCTCGGCGCCTCGGCGGCGGCTCCGTGGTGCTGGAGGGGCGCGGCGGCCCAGGGGTCGTAGTTCTGCCAGGGGGCGTGGGGAGCGGGGTCCTGCGGGGCCGGGTCCTGTGGGGTGGAGGCCTGGTGCGGGGCGGAGCCATGGTGCGGGATGGGCGTCTGCGGCGCCGGCACATGAGGAGCGGGCACATGAGGAGCAGGCGTGTGAGGAGCAGGTGTATGGCCGGCGGACGTATGACCGGCGGGCGCGTGAGTGACAGGCGCGTGCGGGGCGGGCTCGTGCAGAGCCGCTGCAGGCGCAGGGGCGGCGGCTCCGGGTGCGGCCTCCAGGGGAGCGTCCTGGGGTGGCGCCACGGCCTTCACCGTCGTGCCGTGCGCGGGTGTTCCGGGGTGCTGCACCGGCGGGGCGGGCGCCCAGGGGCCGGGCCCGCCGTACGGCGGTGTGCTGTAGGGGTCCGGATCGTGCAGGGGCCTGGGCCGCTCACCGGGGGCGGGCGCGCTCGCACCACCGACCGTGCCACCGCTCACGTCACCCGGGAACGGCCCGTCGGCCGGATGTCCCGCACCCGCGACAGCGGTCGCGCCCGCGCCCGTACCAGCGGGCTTCTCCAGCTCGAAGTCGCCGTCCATGTCTCCCCCGTGCGACCCGCTCGCACCGTCCCCCGTGGAAACCGGGTCCGCCGAAACGGAATCCGGCACGGGGGTGCGTGGCCGGCTCCACCACTTCGGCTTCGTGGGCTTCCCCTCGTCCATGCTCTCCCCACACCTGACCCGCGGCACGGCATGTCGGCGGTCGCCGCGTCGTCTCGACCTCCGCGCCCGGATCCCAGCGGCGGGCGCGGCCCATCCCTGGATTCAACCAGGTTCGCGGGCCGCCGCGCAGAGGGCCGGTTCAGCCCGAGGAGGAAGGAGCGGGTGAGGCGGACGGGTCGAACGACGGCACGGCCGACAGCACGGACGCCTCGAACTCCGGTCCCGACGACCATGTGGTCAGCGTGACCTTCGGGGCCGGCGCGAACGGACGTATGAGTGGGGACATCGCGGCGGCGCCCGCCACCACGGGGGTGGTCAGCGCGTGCACCGAGCCCTTGTCCCGCTCGCCGGCCGGGGGCAGTCCGGGAGCCGGCACACCGGGCAGCAGCGGCGCGGACATCTCGGTCTGCGCGCCTCCCTCGGCGCCGAAGGAACGCTGTCCCTGGGCGAGCAGCGGTGCGAGGGACCGGCGGCGCTGCGAGTCCGAACCGGTGGCACCGGTCGTGCTCGACGTGCGCATCGGGGTCACGTTGCTTCCCGTGCCCGATCCGCCGCGCGCGTCCGCGGTGTCGGCCGGGACGCCGGTCGACACCCCGCCGAGCGCGATCGCGGCCAGCGAGACGGCACCGGCCGCGGCGGCCGCGAAGCGCAGTCCCCGGGAGGCGGAGCGCTCGGCCTCGCGCCGGCTGATGTCATGGATGCGGAATCCGCGCTGCTCCGAGGGCAGCACGGTCGCATGGGGGCCGGAGGGCATGTAACCGAAGGAGTCCGGTGTCATGTCGAAGACTCCGGACGCTCCGAACGCTCCCCGGCCCAGTCGCGGGCCGTCGCCGTCCGGGTCACCTCCTCCGGGGAGCCCCTGCAGTCTGGCCAGGAAACTCTCGGAAGGGGGCGGCGGGGCGACCTCCGCGAACACGTTCTTCAGTCGTCGCTGCTCGTCGGCCTCCGACTTGCACTTCGCACAGGTGGCGAGGTGGGACAGGACGCGCTCGCGCGCCTCATGCCCCAGCTCACCGTCCACCAGGGCGGAGAGTCGGTCGCCGAGATGCTGCTCGGCAAGGGGTCCGTCGGCAGGATTCAGCCGTGATCCAGTCACGCGCTCGCGCCCCCTCCTCCCAGAGCGGGCACTCCGGTCACCGCGAAACCGCGGCGCTCGGCACGGGCCTCGGGAGAACGGTGGGCGAGCGCCTTGCGGAGCTGGGAGCGGCCGCGGTGGATGCGGCTGCGGACCGTACCGAGCTTGACGCCCAGGGTCGCGGCGATCTCCTCGTACGAGAGTCCCTCGATGTCACAGAGGACGACCGCCGCGCGGAACTCCGGCGCGAGGGTGTCGAGGGCCTGCTGGACGTCCGCGTCGAAGTGCGTGTCGTTGAAGACCTGCTGCGGGGAGGGCTCACGGCTGGGCAGGCGCTCGGCCGCGTCGTCGCCGAGCGCGTCGAAACGGATGCGCTGCTTGCGGCGGACCATGTCCAGGAAGAGGTTCGTGGTGATGCGGTGGAGCCAGCCCTCGAACGTGCCGGGGGTGTAGGTCGACAAGGAGCGGAAGACCCGGACGAAGACTTCCTGCGTCAGGTCCTCGGCGTCGTGCTGGTTGCCCGTCAGGCGGTACGCGAGCCGG is a genomic window of Streptomyces sp. NBC_00414 containing:
- a CDS encoding magnesium transporter MgtE N-terminal domain-containing protein, yielding MAAGAPRIFVSHLAGIAVFDPNGDQVGRVRDLVAMLRVGRRPPRLLGLVVELSTRRRIFLPMTRVTGIESGQVITTGVLNVRRFEQRPTERLVLGELLDRRVTLGETGEPPETVTVLDVSIQQLPARRDWEIDRVFVRKGRAGSTFRRAKGETLTVEWSAVTGFSLEEHGQGAENLLATFEQLRPADLANVLHHLSAKRRAEVAAALDDDRLADVLEELPEDDQIEILGKLKEERAADVLEAMDPDDAADLLGELPEEDKERLLALMRPDDAADVRRLMAYEERTAGGLMTTEPIVLRPDATVADALARVRNPDLSPALAAQVYVCRPPDETPTGKYLGTVHFQRLLRDPPYTLVGSIIDDDLQPLDPEAVLPVVAGFFATYDMVAAPVVDESGSLLGAVTVDDVLDHMLPEDWREREFHLDEEPVGSGAEEVPDGS
- a CDS encoding DUF1003 domain-containing protein; protein product: MAPEREARERAATGTGAAARPRLRLDQPQPPRRRFLPEYDPEAFGRLSERIARFLGTGRFIVWMTFVIILWVVWNVSAPRDLRFDNYPFIFLTLMLSLQASYAAPLILLAQNRQDDRDKVNLEQDRKQNERSIADTEYLTREIAALRVGLGEVATRDWIRSELEDLVKELDDRRSDGYGGGPGEGRGVFPAEHPRRRDVDDR
- a CDS encoding Mrp/NBP35 family ATP-binding protein, which codes for MATEDAVREALSTVNDPEIQRPITELGMVKSVEIGADGSVAVAVYLTVSGCPMRETITNNVTEAVARLEGVTRVDVTLDVMSDEQRKDLASALRGGQAEREVPFAKPGSLTRVYAVASGKGGVGKSSVTVNLAAAMAADGLKVGVVDADIYGHSVPRMLGADGHPTQVENMIMPPSAHGVKVISIGMFTPGNAPVVWRGPMLHRALQQFLADVYWGDLDVLLLDLPPGTGDIAISVAQLVPNAEILVVTTPQQAAAEVAERAGSIAVQTHQKIVGVVENMAGMPCPHCDEMVDIFGTGGGQSVADGLTRTTGATVPVLGSIPIDVRLREGGDDGRPVVLTDPDSPAGSALRAIAGKLGGRQRGLSGMSLGITPRNKF
- a CDS encoding sec-independent translocase — its product is MFNDIGALELVTLVVLAVLVFGPEKLPKMIQDVTRTIRKIREFSESAKADIREELGPEFKDFEFEDLNPKTFIRKQLDNDELGLKEIRNGFDLKKEMAEVTDAVHGRESETPSSSTPSSGSTGGTVDMTKKREKLAPEEHPPFDADAT
- a CDS encoding trypsin-like peptidase domain-containing protein; amino-acid sequence: MDEGKPTKPKWWSRPRTPVPDSVSADPVSTGDGASGSHGGDMDGDFELEKPAGTGAGATAVAGAGHPADGPFPGDVSGGTVGGASAPAPGERPRPLHDPDPYSTPPYGGPGPWAPAPPVQHPGTPAHGTTVKAVAPPQDAPLEAAPGAAAPAPAAALHEPAPHAPVTHAPAGHTSAGHTPAPHTPAPHVPAPHVPAPQTPIPHHGSAPHQASTPQDPAPQDPAPHAPWQNYDPWAAAPLQHHGAAAEAPSGRRRRTRRALVLGAALLALVSGGVGGAVGAYLERTGGIDDVELPQAGAEARGRAPDSVAGIAASALPSVVTLHVSGSEAQGTGTGFVLDRRGHILTNNHVVEPADGSGEISVTFSGGETAKAEVVGHDSGYDLAVVKVSGVSGLKPLSLGNSDSVQVGDPVVAIGAPFDLENTVTAGIISAKERPITAGGEEGDGSDISYVDALQTDAPINPGNSGGPLVDSKARVIGINSAIRSADSGSDLEGGQSGSIGLGFAIPINQGKRVAEELINTGRATHPVIGVTLDMEYSGDGARVGTKGNDGGSAVTRGGPGARAGIRAGDVITQVDGRRVHSGEELIVKTRSHRPGDRLELTLERDGRERKVTLVLGSADGN
- a CDS encoding anti-sigma factor family protein produces the protein MTGSRLNPADGPLAEQHLGDRLSALVDGELGHEARERVLSHLATCAKCKSEADEQRRLKNVFAEVAPPPPSESFLARLQGLPGGGDPDGDGPRLGRGAFGASGVFDMTPDSFGYMPSGPHATVLPSEQRGFRIHDISRREAERSASRGLRFAAAAAGAVSLAAIALGGVSTGVPADTADARGGSGTGSNVTPMRTSSTTGATGSDSQRRRSLAPLLAQGQRSFGAEGGAQTEMSAPLLPGVPAPGLPPAGERDKGSVHALTTPVVAGAAAMSPLIRPFAPAPKVTLTTWSSGPEFEASVLSAVPSFDPSASPAPSSSG
- the sigE gene encoding RNA polymerase sigma factor SigE, translating into MLRRLLRSSGEPKSVNNTADRSRIADSAQTATFTSDADSQAWTPPTWEEIVSTHSGRVYRLAYRLTGNQHDAEDLTQEVFVRVFRSLSTYTPGTFEGWLHRITTNLFLDMVRRKQRIRFDALGDDAAERLPSREPSPQQVFNDTHFDADVQQALDTLAPEFRAAVVLCDIEGLSYEEIAATLGVKLGTVRSRIHRGRSQLRKALAHRSPEARAERRGFAVTGVPALGGGGASA